One stretch of Roseimicrobium sp. ORNL1 DNA includes these proteins:
- the gyrB gene encoding DNA topoisomerase (ATP-hydrolyzing) subunit B yields MPEDQDTPDSFNTNIAQNQEYGAEQIDKLEGLEAVRKRPGMYIGDPDERGLHHCVFEVLDNSIDEHLAGFCKTVTVTIHTDGSVSVEDDGRGIPVEVHPKFGIPTVELVMTNLHAGGKFGQGAYKYSGGLHGVGAKCVNALSEWFKAEVYRGGKVHAISFARGKTTEPLHVVGALEDPNRTGTKITFFPDAEIFTITTQFRFELLANRLRELAFLNPGVIIILQDERPESAKQETFYYKHGVAEFVTQLGENKTLVHDKPIALRGQRTIEVEGKPELCFVDCVLQYNDSYNEQTLCFANSIPNPDGGTHLSGFRSAMTRAINQYAKANNLIKDKDPSISGDDCREGMVCVLSVKLPNPRFNAQTKVKLVNGEVEGVVSSVVYEGMLQFLDDNPQLAKRIIDKILTAARAREAARAARETVRKSALSGRGLPGKLADCTERDPSKCEIYIVEGDSAGGSAKTGRDRRVQAILPIKGKIINVEKARLDKVLQNKEIQTMITALGTGIGDGDGEGSFNVGKVRYHKIIIMTDADVDGSHIRTLLLTFFCRQMPDLVRQGYVYIAQPPLYQVKRRKREEYVQDDAALNRILIELGAEDVKLRNTEGGAVIENEQLKAILELLSPLARLSDSIRRNGGDFEDYIQARDKETGSFPSHLVRIRQGNEESVHYLVSDAEFADFAHANADLHLYGKGESTSAVGSNGNRRGYHYEVHEAKAIRKLLDQLAELGLPIEHFSSQDKPLFEVVEGHGDNARVVPIFSVPGILEGVMNIGKRGLEIKRFKGLGEMNAKELFSTTMDPQTRKLLRVKMNEDNEIEADRIFTILMGDVVEPRKHFIEENALNVRNLDV; encoded by the coding sequence ATGCCCGAAGATCAGGATACCCCGGATTCATTCAATACCAATATCGCGCAAAATCAGGAATACGGCGCGGAGCAGATTGACAAGCTTGAAGGTCTCGAGGCAGTGCGCAAGCGGCCCGGCATGTACATCGGTGACCCCGATGAACGCGGCCTGCATCACTGTGTGTTCGAAGTGCTGGACAACTCCATCGACGAACATCTCGCGGGTTTTTGCAAAACGGTCACGGTGACGATTCACACGGATGGCTCGGTCAGCGTTGAGGACGACGGCCGCGGCATTCCCGTGGAAGTACACCCGAAGTTTGGCATTCCCACCGTGGAACTCGTGATGACGAATCTCCATGCCGGGGGCAAGTTCGGCCAGGGGGCGTACAAGTACTCCGGTGGTCTGCACGGCGTGGGCGCCAAGTGCGTGAATGCACTGAGCGAATGGTTCAAGGCCGAGGTGTATCGCGGCGGCAAGGTGCACGCGATTTCCTTCGCTCGTGGCAAAACCACCGAGCCGCTCCACGTGGTGGGCGCCTTGGAAGACCCGAACCGCACGGGCACGAAGATCACCTTCTTCCCGGACGCGGAGATCTTCACCATCACCACGCAGTTCCGCTTTGAACTGCTGGCAAACCGCCTTCGCGAACTCGCCTTCCTGAATCCCGGTGTGATCATCATCCTGCAGGATGAGCGTCCGGAATCAGCCAAGCAGGAAACCTTTTACTACAAGCACGGCGTGGCGGAGTTCGTCACCCAACTTGGCGAGAACAAGACGCTGGTACATGACAAGCCCATTGCGCTTCGTGGCCAGCGCACCATCGAGGTGGAGGGCAAGCCGGAACTCTGTTTCGTGGACTGCGTGCTGCAGTACAACGACAGCTACAACGAGCAGACCCTCTGCTTTGCGAACAGCATCCCGAACCCGGATGGCGGCACGCATTTGAGCGGCTTCCGTTCGGCGATGACCCGCGCCATCAACCAGTACGCCAAGGCGAACAACCTCATCAAGGACAAGGACCCCTCCATCAGCGGTGACGACTGTCGTGAAGGCATGGTCTGCGTGCTCAGCGTGAAGCTGCCCAATCCGCGCTTCAATGCGCAGACGAAGGTGAAGCTCGTGAACGGTGAAGTGGAAGGCGTGGTGAGCAGCGTGGTGTATGAGGGCATGCTGCAGTTCCTGGATGACAATCCCCAGCTTGCGAAGCGCATCATCGATAAGATCCTGACGGCTGCCCGCGCGCGTGAGGCTGCTCGTGCGGCGCGTGAAACGGTCCGCAAGAGCGCACTCTCCGGACGCGGTCTCCCCGGCAAGCTGGCGGACTGCACGGAGCGCGACCCGAGCAAGTGCGAGATCTACATCGTCGAAGGTGACTCCGCCGGTGGCTCTGCGAAAACGGGGCGTGACCGCCGCGTGCAGGCAATCCTGCCCATCAAGGGCAAGATCATCAACGTGGAAAAGGCCCGCCTGGACAAGGTGCTCCAGAACAAGGAAATTCAGACCATGATCACCGCGCTCGGCACAGGCATCGGTGACGGGGATGGAGAGGGGAGCTTCAATGTGGGCAAGGTGCGCTACCACAAGATCATCATCATGACTGATGCTGACGTGGACGGCTCGCACATCCGCACGCTGCTGCTCACCTTCTTCTGCCGCCAGATGCCGGACCTCGTGCGCCAGGGTTATGTGTACATCGCCCAGCCGCCACTGTATCAGGTGAAGCGCCGCAAACGTGAAGAGTACGTGCAGGACGACGCGGCGCTGAACCGCATCCTCATCGAGCTCGGCGCGGAAGACGTAAAGCTGCGTAATACGGAGGGCGGTGCTGTCATCGAGAACGAGCAACTTAAGGCGATTCTCGAACTGCTTTCACCGCTGGCGCGCCTGAGTGATTCCATCCGCCGTAACGGTGGGGACTTCGAGGACTACATCCAGGCACGGGACAAAGAGACGGGTTCGTTCCCCTCCCACCTCGTTCGCATCCGTCAGGGCAATGAGGAATCTGTGCACTACCTTGTTTCCGATGCCGAATTCGCGGACTTCGCGCATGCGAATGCGGACCTGCATCTGTATGGCAAGGGCGAAAGTACCAGCGCCGTCGGTTCCAACGGCAATCGCCGTGGTTACCACTACGAAGTGCATGAAGCCAAGGCCATCCGCAAGCTGCTGGATCAGCTCGCGGAACTCGGCCTGCCCATCGAGCATTTCAGCAGTCAGGACAAGCCCCTCTTCGAGGTGGTCGAAGGACACGGAGACAACGCCCGTGTGGTGCCCATCTTCAGCGTGCCCGGCATCCTGGAAGGTGTGATGAACATCGGAAAGCGCGGCCTGGAGATCAAACGATTCAAAGGTCTTGGTGAAATGAACGCCAAGGAACTCTTCAGCACCACGATGGATCCGCAGACGCGGAAACTCCTGCGCGTGAAGATGAATGAAGACAACGAGATCGAAGCCGATCGCATCTTCACCATCCTCATGGGCGACGTGGTCGAGCCGCGGAAGCACTTCATTGAGGAGAACGCATTGAACGTTCGCAACCTCGACGTGTAA
- a CDS encoding rhodanese-like domain-containing protein: MRGMLGQAAVIVLAAILAAAGTHFLHPKAPAWYRTEEPLREGEVSMALIQERWSGDVLWVDARLRRDYEAGHVPDALLLNEQEADQLLFDHFEKLQDNKKPIVVYCGSDACQASQKMAAYLRERLPGMEILVLKGGWDAWQNAQKKR, from the coding sequence ATGCGTGGAATGTTGGGACAGGCGGCTGTAATCGTGCTGGCGGCGATTCTCGCGGCTGCTGGCACGCATTTCCTGCATCCAAAGGCTCCCGCATGGTACCGGACCGAGGAACCGCTCAGGGAGGGCGAGGTGAGCATGGCGCTCATTCAGGAACGCTGGAGCGGCGACGTGCTCTGGGTGGACGCCCGCTTGAGAAGGGATTACGAGGCGGGCCATGTGCCTGACGCGCTGCTGCTGAACGAGCAGGAGGCCGACCAGCTTCTGTTCGACCATTTCGAGAAGCTCCAGGACAACAAGAAGCCCATCGTCGTGTACTGCGGCTCGGACGCCTGTCAGGCCAGCCAGAAGATGGCGGCATACCTCCGCGAGAGGCTTCCAGGCATGGAAATCCTTGTCCTCAAAGGCGGTTGGGACGCATGGCAGAATGCACAGAAAAAACGCTGA
- a CDS encoding DUF1573 domain-containing protein translates to MYRTLLIASFFGLTLPAWADLVFDQNPLELKPKPADEQVEASFTFTNKGKKPVTVTGLDSSCSCLEASLDKRTYGPGEKGSGKATFKVSTFVGRHEKTLHVYTDDPAEPDKVLTVILEVPEVVSIEPKLLEWVLGEEPKAKELTVKIVGEEPMKIKNVTATRENVKFETKEITPGREYRITVQPSSTAEITVGMLKIETDSKIPKFARQMAFFNIVRPEMAEKKPQAAETQVKAVQGSKANE, encoded by the coding sequence ATGTACCGCACCCTCCTTATCGCCAGTTTCTTTGGACTCACGCTTCCGGCTTGGGCTGACTTGGTTTTTGACCAAAATCCCCTGGAACTCAAACCGAAGCCCGCAGACGAGCAGGTGGAAGCCAGTTTCACCTTTACCAACAAGGGGAAGAAGCCTGTCACCGTGACCGGGCTGGACAGCAGTTGCTCCTGCCTGGAGGCCAGTCTGGACAAAAGGACGTATGGCCCGGGTGAAAAAGGCAGCGGAAAGGCCACCTTCAAGGTCAGTACCTTCGTGGGCCGCCACGAAAAAACACTGCACGTCTACACGGACGACCCGGCGGAACCGGACAAGGTGCTGACGGTCATCCTGGAGGTGCCGGAAGTGGTGAGCATTGAGCCGAAATTGCTGGAGTGGGTGCTCGGTGAGGAGCCCAAGGCCAAGGAACTGACCGTCAAAATCGTTGGCGAGGAGCCGATGAAGATCAAAAACGTGACCGCCACCCGGGAGAACGTGAAGTTCGAAACCAAGGAAATCACCCCAGGTCGGGAGTATCGCATCACCGTGCAGCCTTCCAGCACGGCGGAGATCACAGTAGGCATGCTGAAGATTGAGACCGACAGCAAAATCCCGAAATTCGCCCGGCAGATGGCCTTCTTCAACATTGTGCGGCCGGAGATGGCGGAGAAAAAGCCGCAGGCGGCCGAGACCCAAGTGAAGGCAGTGCAGGGCAGCAAGGCCAACGAGTGA
- a CDS encoding flippase activity-associated protein Agl23, which translates to MAREPKPIRWKTLLALLALALTLGSMGRFTDLGKKPMHTDEAILALKTQEYWETGIFKYDPKDYHGPFLHHAARWLGSLRGMDPATLTEEQVRWVVCVFGLLLILSPVLLMDVIGRTGAGVAALLIAVSPMMNFYSRYYIMEVPFVFQVIVFIASIWRWSQGKNIAWLFVAGIMLGWMHATKETFVLNMAALAAGYGVVKMMGLPFTVKERGYGFRSFTKTPFSLQPWLIVGLVALLTSTWLYSNGFKTWNQVGDSVLTYRSYLQRSGGSGHEKPWHYYLSLLAWRRQGFLWSEGLIAGLGLVGLLNAFLDRRRADHKRAFLTLFATYTIVLLGIYSFIPYKTPWSILSVQYALTLMAGLGARSIFRVFTDIPIVKIALALLLAGGVFNLCQQTSRATDFSYEHETRYAASEMHNPYAYSHTSPNLVALAGRIHQLAQYSDEKLNMPAQVIQSENGWPLPWYLRDMKSVGYHTTMPESLQSPVVVLDTALEAEAREKLGGNYESSLWGLRPGITLSLLVEKSLSEKFQGLPPSEPPPATAPIAGTTVATASPPDTVGTPVPVAGPPGGAAPPAEAPAPPKAEVVVDEGPPPFVGPPYPVPTVETSPESRRSRRRS; encoded by the coding sequence ATGGCACGGGAACCAAAGCCAATCCGATGGAAAACATTGCTGGCACTGCTGGCACTGGCACTCACGCTTGGCTCGATGGGCCGGTTCACGGATCTGGGCAAGAAGCCCATGCATACGGATGAGGCCATCCTGGCCTTGAAGACCCAGGAGTACTGGGAAACTGGCATCTTCAAGTACGATCCGAAGGACTACCACGGCCCATTTCTCCACCACGCCGCCCGATGGCTCGGCAGTCTCCGCGGCATGGATCCCGCCACACTGACGGAGGAGCAGGTGCGCTGGGTGGTGTGCGTCTTTGGCCTGCTGCTCATTCTCTCCCCAGTGCTGCTCATGGATGTGATCGGCAGGACGGGAGCGGGGGTCGCCGCGCTGCTCATCGCCGTGTCGCCGATGATGAATTTTTACAGCCGGTACTACATCATGGAGGTGCCGTTTGTATTCCAGGTGATTGTCTTCATCGCCTCCATATGGCGATGGTCGCAGGGCAAGAACATCGCCTGGCTGTTCGTCGCGGGCATCATGCTGGGCTGGATGCACGCGACGAAGGAGACCTTTGTCCTGAACATGGCCGCCCTCGCGGCCGGGTATGGCGTGGTGAAGATGATGGGCCTGCCCTTCACGGTCAAGGAACGGGGTTACGGCTTCCGTAGCTTTACGAAGACTCCCTTTTCTCTCCAGCCGTGGCTGATTGTCGGCCTGGTCGCCCTCCTCACGTCCACTTGGCTGTATTCGAATGGCTTCAAGACGTGGAACCAAGTCGGCGACAGCGTGCTGACCTACCGCAGCTACCTGCAACGCTCGGGCGGCAGCGGTCACGAGAAGCCCTGGCATTACTACCTCTCCCTCCTCGCCTGGCGCAGACAGGGATTCCTCTGGTCGGAGGGCTTGATTGCCGGGCTCGGCCTGGTGGGGCTGCTGAATGCGTTTCTGGACCGGCGCCGCGCGGATCACAAGCGGGCCTTCCTCACCCTGTTCGCAACCTACACCATCGTGTTGCTGGGCATCTACAGCTTCATCCCGTACAAGACTCCCTGGTCCATCCTGAGCGTGCAATATGCCCTGACCCTGATGGCAGGCTTGGGCGCACGCTCCATTTTCCGGGTGTTCACCGATATCCCCATCGTGAAGATCGCCCTCGCCCTGCTGCTCGCGGGTGGGGTCTTCAATCTCTGCCAGCAAACGAGCCGGGCGACCGACTTCAGCTACGAGCACGAGACACGGTACGCTGCCAGCGAGATGCACAACCCGTATGCCTACTCGCACACCTCGCCGAATCTCGTAGCGCTCGCAGGCCGAATCCACCAACTGGCCCAATACTCAGACGAAAAGCTGAACATGCCCGCGCAGGTGATCCAGAGCGAAAACGGCTGGCCGCTCCCCTGGTATCTGCGCGACATGAAGTCCGTGGGCTACCACACAACCATGCCTGAATCGCTCCAGTCTCCCGTGGTGGTGTTGGACACGGCACTGGAGGCCGAGGCCAGGGAGAAGCTGGGCGGCAACTATGAGTCCAGCCTCTGGGGACTGCGCCCGGGCATCACTCTCTCTCTGCTGGTGGAAAAGTCGCTCTCGGAGAAGTTCCAGGGATTGCCTCCGTCCGAGCCCCCACCCGCGACCGCGCCCATCGCTGGCACCACGGTCGCAACAGCATCCCCGCCCGACACCGTGGGCACTCCCGTGCCGGTAGCAGGCCCACCCGGCGGAGCCGCTCCTCCCGCAGAAGCCCCCGCCCCGCCCAAGGCGGAAGTGGTGGTGGATGAAGGACCGCCGCCCTTCGTAGGACCTCCCTATCCGGTTCCCACCGTGGAGACTTCCCCAGAATCACGCAGATCCAGGCGCCGGTCGTGA
- a CDS encoding FAD:protein FMN transferase — MTPYRAKHHAMATEFELTIAQEDIEGSYAAQAAAAVWEEIDRLELELSRFKAGSDVWRINHSKKGESCPVGLATLDCLQLAKAVHAETNGAFDITVGPLMRVYRNDDGSQRVPHHIEVDYARERVGMEVFDVTEDGFVTVNVDEPVLDLGAVGKGYALDQCVQVLNDYGVSHALLNAGDSSVLALGHSGDAEGWNVTVGNGAKKRLLLLKDRAISASGFAVKGAHIMNPRTKRPAPIKKKRIWAVAPTAALSDALSTAFTIMSAEEIEAFCKRHCEVEAVLD, encoded by the coding sequence GTGACTCCTTACCGCGCCAAACATCATGCGATGGCGACGGAATTCGAGCTCACCATCGCGCAAGAGGACATCGAGGGCAGCTACGCAGCCCAAGCGGCCGCGGCTGTCTGGGAGGAGATCGATCGCCTGGAGCTGGAGCTCAGCCGCTTCAAAGCCGGCTCGGACGTCTGGCGCATCAATCACTCCAAGAAAGGCGAATCATGCCCGGTCGGGCTCGCCACGCTCGACTGCCTGCAGCTTGCCAAGGCCGTGCATGCTGAGACCAATGGCGCGTTCGACATCACCGTAGGTCCCCTGATGCGGGTGTATCGAAACGATGACGGCAGCCAGCGCGTGCCCCATCATATAGAGGTCGACTATGCCCGCGAACGGGTCGGGATGGAGGTGTTTGATGTGACGGAGGACGGATTCGTGACGGTCAACGTGGACGAACCGGTGCTGGACCTTGGAGCCGTGGGCAAAGGCTATGCGCTCGATCAGTGTGTCCAGGTGTTGAACGACTACGGGGTGTCCCATGCCCTGCTCAATGCCGGCGACAGCAGCGTACTTGCACTGGGTCACAGCGGAGACGCGGAGGGATGGAACGTCACCGTGGGAAACGGCGCCAAGAAGCGCCTTCTCCTTCTCAAGGACCGTGCCATCAGCGCCAGCGGTTTCGCCGTGAAGGGCGCTCACATCATGAATCCGCGCACAAAGCGCCCGGCCCCGATCAAGAAGAAACGCATCTGGGCCGTCGCTCCGACCGCCGCGCTGAGTGATGCCCTTTCCACGGCTTTCACCATCATGTCAGCAGAAGAGATTGAGGCATTTTGCAAGCGTCATTGCGAAGTTGAAGCCGTGCTGGATTGA
- a CDS encoding MarR family transcriptional regulator produces MATANGTKQTSLRDPGKVADFILFSQREFLLNLSKDLSRGNISFAQFYLMSYLGTSRDLTMTDIARKMGHSTAAATGLVDRLEKLGYVERMHAADDRRKVLVRITQKGLELVSKLRTALQDRVAEAMNETNSYDVDTLVANYRGDTAMALQ; encoded by the coding sequence ATGGCCACAGCAAACGGAACCAAGCAGACTTCCCTCCGTGATCCCGGGAAGGTTGCCGACTTCATTCTTTTTAGTCAGCGGGAGTTCCTGCTCAATCTGTCGAAGGATTTGAGCCGCGGTAACATCTCGTTCGCTCAGTTCTATCTGATGAGCTACCTCGGTACGTCGCGTGATCTCACGATGACTGACATTGCCCGTAAGATGGGGCACTCCACCGCAGCAGCCACCGGACTTGTGGACCGTCTTGAAAAGCTTGGCTACGTCGAGCGCATGCATGCCGCCGACGACCGCCGCAAGGTGCTCGTGCGCATCACCCAGAAAGGCCTGGAACTCGTCTCGAAACTCCGCACCGCCCTCCAGGATCGCGTGGCCGAGGCCATGAACGAGACAAACTCCTACGACGTGGACACTTTGGTCGCCAACTATCGCGGCGACACCGCCATGGCCCTGCAGTAA
- a CDS encoding polyphenol oxidase family protein, producing MTPPLTATFPSLDQLSPFAHAFTLRHPEIDVKVDREEALRRLTAWHHKVVADLGFSAASLATACQVHGNGIAVVQEPGSEPAAQMDGLVSNRPGLMIGIYVADCCAVYLADPVTGAFGVLHSGKKGTEQNITGTGIALMQDTFGTRPEDLIVQLSPCIRPPAYEIDFAADIREQARAAGVPLAQVHDDGTCTSSDLTRFYSYRVEKGKTGRMLALLGRK from the coding sequence ATGACTCCCCCACTCACCGCCACCTTCCCCAGCCTGGATCAGCTCTCACCCTTCGCACATGCCTTCACGCTCCGGCACCCGGAAATCGATGTGAAAGTGGATCGCGAGGAAGCCCTGCGCCGACTGACCGCCTGGCACCACAAGGTCGTGGCGGACCTGGGGTTCTCCGCCGCTTCCCTTGCCACCGCCTGCCAGGTGCACGGAAATGGCATCGCCGTGGTTCAGGAGCCCGGCTCCGAACCCGCCGCCCAGATGGACGGTCTTGTCTCCAACAGGCCCGGTCTGATGATCGGCATCTACGTGGCCGACTGCTGCGCCGTCTACCTTGCCGATCCGGTGACCGGTGCCTTTGGCGTGCTGCACTCAGGCAAGAAGGGCACCGAGCAAAACATCACCGGCACCGGCATTGCATTGATGCAGGACACCTTCGGCACCCGCCCCGAGGATCTCATCGTCCAACTCTCCCCCTGCATCCGCCCGCCTGCGTACGAAATCGACTTTGCAGCCGACATCCGCGAGCAAGCCCGCGCCGCCGGCGTGCCTTTGGCACAGGTCCATGATGATGGCACCTGCACCTCCTCTGATCTCACGCGTTTCTACAGCTACCGCGTGGAAAAGGGGAAGACAGGCAGGATGCTGGCGTTGCTGGGGAGGAAGTGA
- a CDS encoding SMI1/KNR4 family protein, which yields MYLPYFDAASRFLEKSGIPSEIHNGRQLAEHELKDLSSCLGLEIPGDLAVYLQELGDGFSMQWELAGSGDLVSFGLSPLVDIQDEGLWIQQQMRETLTTHAEDAEIVREAKRRMHWIPIMGIGEGGQEFCLDTSDGSVRFHQSYWKDHRNDWLFGLAPSLRDLVTNWSRYCFSDPITNDGAHINMTILAERIQGEFDWASKHFHPAYLRDAGTH from the coding sequence ATGTACCTACCTTACTTCGACGCTGCGTCACGATTCTTGGAGAAGTCAGGCATACCCTCGGAAATCCACAACGGCCGACAGTTGGCAGAACATGAACTGAAAGATCTTTCGAGTTGCTTGGGGTTGGAAATCCCCGGAGATCTTGCAGTATACCTGCAGGAGTTGGGAGATGGGTTCAGCATGCAATGGGAACTGGCCGGGAGCGGAGATCTCGTCAGCTTTGGCCTGAGCCCCCTCGTAGATATCCAAGATGAGGGCCTCTGGATTCAGCAGCAGATGCGTGAAACGCTCACCACGCACGCAGAAGATGCGGAAATCGTCAGAGAAGCTAAGCGAAGGATGCATTGGATACCCATCATGGGGATCGGTGAAGGTGGGCAAGAATTCTGCCTGGATACCTCTGATGGCTCCGTGCGCTTCCATCAAAGTTACTGGAAGGACCATCGCAATGACTGGCTATTCGGCCTGGCACCTTCGCTACGAGACTTAGTAACCAACTGGAGTCGCTACTGCTTCTCAGACCCCATCACCAATGATGGAGCCCATATAAATATGACCATCCTTGCGGAACGAATTCAAGGTGAGTTCGACTGGGCTTCGAAGCACTTCCATCCAGCATACCTTCGGGATGCGGGCACCCACTGA
- a CDS encoding VOC family protein, whose product MPVEKVKIMLYAQDMGRAVTFYTGVFGLQEGYVSEYWSELLFGDAIIAFHACSEEKLNVSGLSIQVDDAMATATAITQAGGLILEQPEQREGEPIKLGRFRDPEGNEVMLTEWVGE is encoded by the coding sequence ATGCCCGTCGAAAAAGTAAAAATCATGCTCTATGCCCAGGACATGGGCCGTGCGGTGACGTTCTACACCGGCGTGTTCGGACTTCAGGAAGGCTACGTCAGTGAATACTGGTCCGAGCTTTTGTTCGGCGATGCCATCATTGCTTTTCACGCCTGTAGCGAAGAGAAGCTGAATGTCTCAGGATTGAGCATTCAGGTCGATGATGCGATGGCCACCGCCACGGCAATCACGCAAGCGGGTGGCTTGATTTTAGAACAACCCGAACAACGCGAAGGCGAACCCATCAAGCTGGGCAGGTTCCGCGATCCCGAGGGCAATGAAGTGATGTTGACGGAGTGGGTGGGGGAGTGA
- the ispE gene encoding 4-(cytidine 5'-diphospho)-2-C-methyl-D-erythritol kinase, with protein MKLSSPAKINLSLRVLGRREDGFHAVDTRMCPISLADDVTVTLKGSGDTVLTCSDPTIPTNDGNLALKALHAFERHLGTTASWEIHLEKRIPHGAGLGGGSSNAASVLLAANELSGSPFSANELSSIAAEIGSDVPFFLHQKACDATGRGEIVTPVEHFPWKLPLVLLKPPFGIPTPWAYKRWVESVEMPGVTYATQICPWGPMVNDLERPVFEKWSLLPTLKMWLLDQPETQAALMSGSGSTVFAVTRSTADAGLLAERARALCGESTHIFVAETL; from the coding sequence ATGAAACTTTCTTCACCCGCCAAGATCAATCTGTCGCTGCGCGTGCTCGGCAGACGCGAGGATGGGTTTCATGCAGTGGACACCCGGATGTGCCCGATCAGTCTTGCGGATGATGTGACGGTGACCCTGAAAGGCAGCGGAGATACCGTGCTGACCTGTTCCGATCCCACCATCCCAACCAACGACGGCAATCTGGCCCTGAAGGCATTGCACGCGTTTGAACGGCATCTGGGCACGACGGCCTCGTGGGAGATTCATCTGGAGAAACGCATCCCCCACGGAGCAGGTCTCGGCGGAGGCAGCAGCAACGCCGCCTCCGTACTGCTGGCAGCCAATGAATTGAGCGGCAGCCCTTTCAGCGCCAATGAGCTGTCCTCCATCGCCGCTGAAATCGGATCCGACGTACCATTCTTCCTGCACCAGAAAGCATGCGATGCCACCGGTCGGGGAGAAATCGTCACCCCAGTCGAACATTTCCCGTGGAAACTGCCGCTGGTGCTCCTCAAGCCGCCGTTTGGCATTCCCACACCTTGGGCGTACAAGCGCTGGGTGGAATCGGTCGAGATGCCGGGCGTGACGTATGCCACCCAAATCTGCCCGTGGGGCCCCATGGTGAACGACCTTGAGCGTCCCGTTTTTGAAAAATGGTCCCTCCTGCCCACACTGAAAATGTGGCTGCTGGATCAGCCGGAAACGCAGGCCGCACTGATGTCTGGCTCTGGCTCTACGGTATTCGCAGTCACCCGCTCCACGGCTGATGCAGGCCTGCTGGCGGAGCGTGCTCGTGCATTGTGCGGGGAATCGACCCACATTTTTGTGGCCGAGACACTCTGA